The Benincasa hispida cultivar B227 chromosome 11, ASM972705v1, whole genome shotgun sequence genome has a segment encoding these proteins:
- the LOC120089725 gene encoding uncharacterized protein LOC120089725, with the protein MVCLACLLPLFLIPVVNALPVLFYLIMGKIYGIFGWEYRKPQRVPPACPYRPAAKQNSNVDLEPLAGQQHPPPKAVDAADEKQD; encoded by the exons ATG GTTTGCTTGGCGTGTCTGTTGCCTCTGTTTCTCATTCCAGTCGTCAACGCGCTTCCTGTTCTATTCTATTTAATTATG GGCAAAATTTATGGAATTTTTGGCTGGGAATATAGAAAACCACAAAGGGTACCACCGGCTTGTCCCTATCGCCCTGCTGCCAAACAAAATAGCAAT GTGGACTTAGAACCTCTAGCTGGTCAGCAACACCCACCTCCAAAAGCTGTGGATGCCGCGGACGAGAAGCAAGACTGA